A genomic window from Lentibacter algarum includes:
- a CDS encoding DUF1365 domain-containing protein, whose translation MTARPEHIAGATTHARRGQVQNAFRYSVDYVLIDPDAPSKLALFSRNAFNLASINDKNHGGAPKKGRGLAWAKEVFAAAGLPSCRIRLLTQPSFLGYVFNPVSFWLAYKGADLVAVIAEVSNTMGDRHSYLCKRAGFAPIRREDSIVAEKIFHVSPFQEVQGTYQFNFDITAERISIRIAHENGEEGLIATLFGPRAPLSNRRILGFALRRPFGPLRALVLIHWQAVKLYIKGAPFRRRPLPPEEEVS comes from the coding sequence ATGACCGCCAGACCCGAACATATCGCAGGAGCGACAACCCACGCGCGCCGCGGTCAGGTTCAAAACGCCTTCCGCTACAGCGTTGATTACGTGCTGATTGACCCTGACGCGCCTTCCAAATTGGCACTGTTTTCGCGTAACGCGTTCAATCTTGCGTCTATAAATGACAAGAACCATGGCGGCGCCCCCAAAAAGGGCAGGGGGCTGGCGTGGGCGAAAGAGGTCTTCGCCGCGGCGGGTCTTCCTTCGTGTCGTATTCGCCTGCTCACCCAGCCCAGCTTTCTGGGCTATGTGTTCAACCCGGTGAGTTTCTGGCTTGCTTACAAAGGCGCTGATCTGGTCGCTGTGATCGCAGAAGTCAGCAATACGATGGGCGACCGCCACAGCTATCTTTGCAAGCGCGCAGGCTTTGCTCCGATCCGCCGTGAGGACAGCATCGTGGCAGAGAAGATATTCCACGTCTCGCCCTTTCAGGAGGTGCAAGGCACCTACCAGTTCAATTTCGATATCACCGCAGAGCGCATTTCGATCCGTATCGCCCATGAAAATGGCGAAGAGGGGCTTATTGCCACGCTCTTTGGCCCGCGTGCACCGCTCTCCAATCGTCGCATTCTCGGCTTTGCTCTGCGCCGCCCGTTTGGGCCTCTGCGTGCGCTTGTGTTGATTCACTGGCAGGCCGTAAAACTTTACATCAAAGGCGCGCCGTTCCGCCGCCGTCCTTTGCCACCCGAAGAGGAGGTAAGCTAA